The sequence ACGACACGGCCGTCGTATGGCACGAGGAATGCCCTGCAATCGGTTGTCGCGGCACGCGGCAGGGAGGGGAGCCATGGAAGATCGTTCGCAGGATCGCCTCGCGGCTCGGCTCGAGCTGGAATCCGGGTACCGTTTCCGCGTGTCGTTCGATGATGGCCACCCGGATCTGATCACCGACCTTCGGCCGCCGCTGGGAAAGGGCGCCGGACCGGAGCCTGAAGACTTGCTCGCCGCGGCGGTGGGCAACTGTCTGGCCTCGAGCTTTCTCTATTGCGCGCGCAAGGCGCGCATCGAGCCGGAGGCCCTGCGCGTCGAGGTGACAACCACGAAGCGCCGCCGCGAGAGCCGGCTTCGCATCTCCCGAATCGAGGTGCGTCTCCAGCCCGTGCTCCTCGCTTCGGATCGAACACGGCTTCGTGTGTGCCTCGACAAGTTCGAGTCCTACTGCACCGTCGCGGAGAGCGTCCGGCAAGGGATTCCGCTCCAGGTCATGGTCGAACCCATCACCAAGCGCGTCCCAAGCACCCTCGAGCCGACGGCCGCCTGAGGAGGATGTCATGAAAGTCCTGATTGGAATCGATGCGTCACCTCATGCGGATACCGTCCTGCGTTGGGTGATGCGGACGCCCTGGCCACGGGATACACGCTTTCTGGTGCTCTCCGCGGTGCCGACGCGGATGGCCGCTTATTCGCTGATCGAGGTCGGCGGCATGCGCGCGGTCGAGAGTCTCCAGCAAGAGAACATGGAAGCCCATCAGGAGCTGGTGTCGGGCGCCGAGCGGGAGCTTCGGACCGCCGGGCTCGCGACGGAGGGAATCGTCGAGCCCGGCGATCCACGAGAGGTGCTGATCCGCACCGCGGAGAGCAAGGGGGTGGACATGGTCGTCGTCGGCTCGCACGGACGCACCGGTCTGGCTCGATTGCTCGTGGGCAGCGTGGCGAGTCATGTGGCGACCCATGCTCCCTGCACCGTCGTGATCGTGAGGCAGACACCCGCGGCGCGTTAGAACCTGACCCGAACCTGGCCAGGCTAGCAGGGCCTGACCCCAAAGGGAGTGTTCCGCATGTCGACCTCCTGGCGACGCGCTGGCATCCGATCTCGCGTGGCGAACGGATGGGGCGATTCCTTCCCGGTCCGTGGGGTGGTTGCCCCAGGCTTCGAGCAGGTGCGCGACGAGTTCCAGCGCAACTTCTCCGAGCGAGGCGAGATCGGCGCGGCCGTTTCGGCGTACTGGCATGGCGACCAGGTGGTCGACCTGTGGGGCGGCCGCCGGTCGGTGACAAGCGCGTCGCCATGGGAAGCAGCCACCATGGTCCTCGTGAATTCCACCACGAAAGGCGTCTCGGCGATGACGCTGGCGGTCGCGAACGCACGCGGGTGGCTCGACTACGAGGCGCCCGTCGCGCGCTACTGGCCCGAGTTCGCGCAGAACGGGAAGGAACGCGTGACGGTTCGTCAGCTGCTCGGCCACGAGGCCGGGCTCGTGTGTCTCGACGAAAAGCTCACGATCGACCGGCTACGCGACCTCGACGCGCTGGCCGACCTGCTCGCCCGCCAGGAACCGGCGTGGATGCCCGGCACTCGGCGCGGCTATCACGCGATGACCGTCGGGCTCTACATGCAGGAGCTGATCCGCCGCACCGACCCTGCACACCGGACCCTCGGCCGATTCTTCCGCGAGGAGATTGCCGTGCCGCTCAGCCTCGACTTCTTCATCGGGCTGCCGCCCGGGATTCCTGCGGAGCGACTCGCGACACTCGTGCCGTTTTCGACCGGCCGAGCGCTCCGAGCCCTGCCGAACACTCCGCCCCCCCTGCTGCTGCGCGTGCTCTGGCCCTGGTCGCTGCTACGCAAATCGATGCTCTCGCTGTCCGCTCAGCCCAACGACCGGCGCTGGCTCGAGATCGAGGTGCCGGCGGGCAACGGCGTGGGCACCGCCCGCGCGCTCGCGCGCCTGTACTCGGTATTCGCCGAAGGTGGCGCCGAGCTCGGCGTCGGACCCGCGACCCTGGAGGCCATCACCGCGCCGGTTCCGAACCTCGGGAAAGACGTCGTGATGGGAGTGCCCAGCTACTTCGCGCTCGGCTTCCTGCGCCCGGGGCCCGACCCGGCCTTCGGCTCGAGCTCACGCGCGTTCGGCGCACCCGGCGCGGGAGGCTCGTTCGCGTTCGCCGACCCCGACGCACGGCTCGGGTATGCCTACGTCATGAACAAGATGGACTACCACATGATCGACGACCCACGGGAGAAGGCCCTTCGGGACGCGATCTACCGCTCGATGGCGGCGCTCGACCGTTACCCTCGACGTCGGTCCGGGAAGGCGCCGCACGCGGAACTGGAGCCGAGCGCGAGCCCGGCGTGAGCCCATGAGGACGACCTTGGAAGTCACGGCCGTGAACCCAGCAGGCGAACAACCGGCGACGTCGCCGATGCGAACCATCCTGCTGCTCTGCGGAGTCGCATCGTCGTTTCTCTACGTCGCGATGAACGTGCTCGCCGCAAGACGCTACGAAGGTTACAGCTTGATCTCGCACACCATCAGCGAGCTGTCCGCGATCGGGGCTCCGTCGCGGTCCCTCTGGGTCTCGCTGGGGCTGGTATGGAACCTGATGATGATGGCGTTCGGTGCAGGCGTCTGGGGATCGGGCGGCCGCCATCGTTCCCTTCGCGTCGTCGGAGTCCTGCTGGTCGCCTTCGGCGCGATCGGCTTCGTCTGGCCGCCGATGCACCAGCGCGGCCAGGGCTTCACCCTCACCGACACCATGCACATCGTGGTCTCCATGGTGGCCGTGCTCCTGATGCTCCTCGCCATGGTGATCGGTTCGGTGGCTCTCGGCAGGGCATTCCGACTCTACTCGTTCTTCAGCATCTTGCTGTTCGTGGTGTTCGGCATCCTGATCGGCATGGACGGTCCGCGCGTCGCGGCGAACCTGCCGACCCCATGGGCCGGGCTGACGGAACGCATCAATACCGGCGTCTTCCTGCTTTGGCTGGTCGTGCTGGCCCTCGCGCTCTTGCGGGGCAAGGGAATGGAGGGGCAGGCGGGTACGGGGCCGCTCTCGGCCCGGAGCCCCACGCCCTCAAGGGACAGCGTCACGGTATGAGACGTCGATGGGTCATCCTGCTCGCCGGTGGTGAAGGAAGGCGCGTGCAGGAGCTCACCAGGGATGACGCCGGAAGTCCGGCTCCGAAGCAGTTCTGCCGCTGCGGCGGCGATCGCACCTTGTTGCAGCGCGCGCTTCGTCGGGCTCGGATCCTGACCGACGACACCTGCGTGGTCCCCGTGGTCCAGGCAGCGCATCGGCGCTGGTGGGAGCCCGAGCTCGCGGAGATGCCGCGAGAGAACGTGATCGAGGAGCCGGAAAACCGGGGCACGGCGGTGGCGATCCTGCGCGCGCTGCACCACGTCCTCTCCCGCGATCACGCCGCCGACGTGGTCCTGCTCCCCACGGACCACGCGGCCGAGAACGAGGATGTCCTGTGCGACTCGATCGGCCGGGCCGCTGAGGCCGCGGCAGAGTGGCCGCGCCATGTGATCCTCCTGGGCATGGAGGCGGAAGGGATGAACGAGGGCCACGGCTGGATCGTGGCCGAGGCGAGCCGTCGGGGCGAGACCGCCGCCGTCAGGGGCTTCTACGAGAAACCGGATTCGCATGCGGCCAGACGTCTCGCGCACAGCGGGGCCCTGATCAGCACCTTCATCATGGCGGCACGAGGTTCCACGTTGAGCCGCTTGTACTCCATGGTCCTGCCCGAACTGGTGCGGCCGGCGGCGTCAGGAGACTCGGGGCCAGGCGGTCCTCCGAGTCGAGACTTCTCCCGAGACTTCCTGGAGCGCTCCGCACACCACCTGCGGGTTCTGCACGGCCGGCCATGCGGTTGGAGCGATCTCGGCACTCCGGCTCGGCTGCGCGCGTGGGTCGCGAAGGAATCCGCGTCCATTCAGAGCGCCTTGGCGTCGCGCTGATCTCCGAAGGGTGTTTTCACCGTGCGCGCATCATGGCCTCGTAGCCGCCCGCATTGACCGCGTTCGTGAAACCCAGCTCCTCGAGAGCCTTCTGGGCGATCCCCGACCGCCGACCGGATCGGCAGTAGAGCACGACCGGGCGAGACTTGTCGGCAGGCAGCTCGGCCAGCCGCGTGGTGATCTGATCGTACGGAATGTTCAACGCACCCTGCAGATGGCCCTCCTGGAACTCCACGTCCGTCCGCACGTCGACGAGGGTGGCCCCTTCGTCGATCATCTTCCACGCGATCTCCTCGATGGGGCGCGAGGCCGCGGGACCGCTCGCCGGCACCGAGGACTTCGCGCAACCCGCGAACGCCAGGATCAGGGCTGCCGCGCAGGTCATCCGCCACTGGAACGCAGTCATCGTCCACCTCCTCGACCGGCTCTTCGGAAGCGAGTCGCTCATGCGAGCACGTTACCGCACTCTCACGCTGTCCGGCTCCGCCTCGATCGCCGGCGAGGCGACCCGCGAGTCGGCTGCCGAAGTCGTCCGCTTCAGAGTCTTCTCCACCTCGAGCACGAGCTGGGTGGTCTTCAGCACCGTGTCCGGGTTCAGGCTGATCGAGTCGATGCCGATCCGCACCAGGAACTCGGCGACTTCCGGGTAATCGGAAGGCGCCTGGCCGCAGATCCCCGAGTGCCGCTTGTTGCGGCGGGCGCCCTCGACCGCCTGGCGCAGCATCTCCATCACTCCGGGATCGCGCTCGTCGAAGTCGAACGCCACCGTCTCCGAGTCCCGGTCGACTCCGAGCACGAGCTGCGTGAGATCGTTCGAGCCGATCGAGAAGCCGTCGAAGACGCGCGCGAATTCGTCGATCGAGACGACATTGTTCGGAATCTCGCACATGCAGTAGATCTCGAGCCCGTTCTCGCCGCGCCGCAGGCCATGAGCGGCCATGACGTCCAGCACTTTCCGCGCTTCGTCGACCCGGCGGCAGAATGGAATCATCAGCACGACGTTGCGGAGCCCCATCTCCTCGCGCACCCGGCGCATCGCCGCGCACTCGAGCGCGAAGCCTTCCTGGTACGCCGGATGCGCGTAGCGCGCGGCGCCGCGGAACCCCAGCATCGGGTTGCTCTCCAGAGGCTCGAACACCTTGCCACCGAGCAGCGAGGCATACTCGTTGGTCTTGAAATCGGAGAGCCGGACGATCACTGGCTTGGGGTGGAACGCGGCCGCGATCATTCCGACGCCTTCGGACAGCTTTCGCACGAAGTAATCCGTCGGGCTGGGGTCATGCTTGGTCAGCGCCGCGAGCGCCGCTCGCTCCCCGGGGTCCTCGACGCGCTCGGGATGGATCAGCGCCATCGGGTGGGCCTTGATCTCCTCACTGATGATGAACTCGAGGCGAGCCAGTCCCACTCCGTCGTTGGGGATGAAGCTGGTGCGGAAGGCCAGGTCCGGGTTGCCGAGATTGACCATGATGGACGTCGCCGGGCGCTCGAACCTCCCGAGGTCGACCCGGCGCACCTCGAACGGCACGCGGCCCTCGTAGACTCGACCACTCTCGCCCTCGGCGCACGACACCGTGACCTGCTGTCCGGTGCGGATCCGTTCCGTGGCTCCCGGCGCCCCGATCACCGCGGGAACGCCGACTTCACGCGCGACGATGGCCGCGTGGCAGGTCCTGCCCCCGCGGTTGGTGACGATGGCGGCGGCGCGCTTCATCACCGGTTCCCAATCGGGCGTCGTGATATCCGCCACCAGGACCTCGCCATCCCGGAAGTCGTGGAGCTCCGAGACGTTTCGGATGATATGCGCTTCCCCGGTCGCGACCTTCTCGCCGACGGCACGACCTTCGACGAGCACCGGTCCCTTGCCGGTCAGCTCGTAGGCCTCGAGCACCTGGATGGCCCGGCGGGAGACCGCGGTCTCCGGCCGCGCCTGCAAGAGATAGAGCTGGCCGTCCTGGCCGTCCTTGGCCCACTCCATGTCCATGGGCATGGGCCGTCCCGCCTGCTCGCTGTAGTGCCGCTCGGTCCTGATCGCGTAGTCCGCGAGCGCCAGCACCTCGGCGTCGGTCAGGCAGAAGCGCTCGCGTTCCTCCTGGGACGTAGGGACGTTGCGTGTCGCCTCGCGGCTGCCGCCCGTGGCGTACACCATCTTGATCTTCTTCTCCCCGAGTCGCCGCTTGAGGACCGCGCGATAGCCTCGCTCGTAGGTGGGCTTGTGCACGTAGAACTCGTCGGGCGCCACGGTCCCCTGGACGACGTTCTCTCCCAGGCCGAAGGCGCCGGTGATGAAGACCACGTCGCGGAAACCGCTTTCGGTGTCGAGCGAGAACATCACCCCAGCCGCCGACAGATCGGCGCGGACCATCTTCTGGACGCCGACCGAAAGTCCCAGCGCGAAGTGATCGAAACCGCGTTCGTGCCGATAGTGGATGGCCCGATCGGTGAAGGCGCTGGCGAAGCAACGACGGACGGCCTCGAGCAGCGACGCCTCGCCCCTGACGTTGAGGTAGGTCTCATGCTGCCCGGCGAAGCTTGCGGTCGGAAGGTCCTCGGCGGTCGCCGAGCTCCTCACCGCCACCGTCATCTCAGGACCGTACTCGTCGTGCAACCGGTGATAAGCGGCCAGGACCTCTGCCTGCAGATCCGCAGGGATGCCCGCCCCGTACACGATGTCCCGCGCCTGCTTCGCCCGCGTCGCCAGCTCGGCCACATTGGACGGGTCGAGCGAACCGAGCGTGGAGCGCAGCTTCTCCCAGGCCCCGGCCTGGGAGAGCGCAGCCCGATACGCGTCCGCCGTGACGGCGAATCCGTTGGGAACGAGGACGCCCTGTGGCCGCAGCGCTCGATAGAGCTCGCCCAGGGAGGCGTTCTTCCCTCCCACGAGCGGCACGTCGGACAAGCCGAGCTCGCTCAAGAACCGCACGTACCGGGTTGGGGCCATGTCTTCATCTCCGAGGTGGACCCGTTGCGCCGTTCGACCGGTTGTGCCCAGCAGGATCGCATGCGCTGTGCCAGAGCCGAGCGCTTCCATGAGGCCTTCGGTCGTGAGTTACCGGCGCCCGAAGGAGAGATTGCGGCACAGACGCACGGAATCGCTGCCATCAAGGCAGGTCGGCTGCCAATCCTGGCGGTCCAGCGGGAGCTCCAGGCACTCAGGTCATGGGGTCGCGACTCGCTCGCGCGCCACGGAGATAGGCGAGCCAGTAGACCCCGGCGACCAGCATGGTCCCTCCCACGATGTTGCCCCCCGTGACCACGATCAGGTTCCTCGCGGCCCCGGCCCACGAGATGGTCTCTCGCCCGTCCAGCACGAGTCCGAAGGGCAGGAGGAACCAGTTCGCGATCGAATGCTCGAAGCCCATGGCCACGAAGGCTGCGATCGGGAACAGAATCGCGAGGATCTTGTCGGTGACGCTGCGTCCGCCCATGGTCAGCCAGACGGCCAGACAGACGAGTGCGTTG comes from Candidatus Eisenbacteria bacterium and encodes:
- a CDS encoding rhodanese-like domain-containing protein; the encoded protein is MTAFQWRMTCAAALILAFAGCAKSSVPASGPAASRPIEEIAWKMIDEGATLVDVRTDVEFQEGHLQGALNIPYDQITTRLAELPADKSRPVVLYCRSGRRSGIAQKALEELGFTNAVNAGGYEAMMRAR
- a CDS encoding DUF998 domain-containing protein, encoding MRTTLEVTAVNPAGEQPATSPMRTILLLCGVASSFLYVAMNVLAARRYEGYSLISHTISELSAIGAPSRSLWVSLGLVWNLMMMAFGAGVWGSGGRHRSLRVVGVLLVAFGAIGFVWPPMHQRGQGFTLTDTMHIVVSMVAVLLMLLAMVIGSVALGRAFRLYSFFSILLFVVFGILIGMDGPRVAANLPTPWAGLTERINTGVFLLWLVVLALALLRGKGMEGQAGTGPLSARSPTPSRDSVTV
- a CDS encoding OsmC family protein, which encodes MEDRSQDRLAARLELESGYRFRVSFDDGHPDLITDLRPPLGKGAGPEPEDLLAAAVGNCLASSFLYCARKARIEPEALRVEVTTTKRRRESRLRISRIEVRLQPVLLASDRTRLRVCLDKFESYCTVAESVRQGIPLQVMVEPITKRVPSTLEPTAA
- a CDS encoding sugar phosphate nucleotidyltransferase, which gives rise to MRRRWVILLAGGEGRRVQELTRDDAGSPAPKQFCRCGGDRTLLQRALRRARILTDDTCVVPVVQAAHRRWWEPELAEMPRENVIEEPENRGTAVAILRALHHVLSRDHAADVVLLPTDHAAENEDVLCDSIGRAAEAAAEWPRHVILLGMEAEGMNEGHGWIVAEASRRGETAAVRGFYEKPDSHAARRLAHSGALISTFIMAARGSTLSRLYSMVLPELVRPAASGDSGPGGPPSRDFSRDFLERSAHHLRVLHGRPCGWSDLGTPARLRAWVAKESASIQSALASR
- a CDS encoding universal stress protein produces the protein MKVLIGIDASPHADTVLRWVMRTPWPRDTRFLVLSAVPTRMAAYSLIEVGGMRAVESLQQENMEAHQELVSGAERELRTAGLATEGIVEPGDPREVLIRTAESKGVDMVVVGSHGRTGLARLLVGSVASHVATHAPCTVVIVRQTPAAR
- a CDS encoding serine hydrolase domain-containing protein, yielding MANGWGDSFPVRGVVAPGFEQVRDEFQRNFSERGEIGAAVSAYWHGDQVVDLWGGRRSVTSASPWEAATMVLVNSTTKGVSAMTLAVANARGWLDYEAPVARYWPEFAQNGKERVTVRQLLGHEAGLVCLDEKLTIDRLRDLDALADLLARQEPAWMPGTRRGYHAMTVGLYMQELIRRTDPAHRTLGRFFREEIAVPLSLDFFIGLPPGIPAERLATLVPFSTGRALRALPNTPPPLLLRVLWPWSLLRKSMLSLSAQPNDRRWLEIEVPAGNGVGTARALARLYSVFAEGGAELGVGPATLEAITAPVPNLGKDVVMGVPSYFALGFLRPGPDPAFGSSSRAFGAPGAGGSFAFADPDARLGYAYVMNKMDYHMIDDPREKALRDAIYRSMAALDRYPRRRSGKAPHAELEPSASPA
- the ppsA gene encoding phosphoenolpyruvate synthase yields the protein MAPTRYVRFLSELGLSDVPLVGGKNASLGELYRALRPQGVLVPNGFAVTADAYRAALSQAGAWEKLRSTLGSLDPSNVAELATRAKQARDIVYGAGIPADLQAEVLAAYHRLHDEYGPEMTVAVRSSATAEDLPTASFAGQHETYLNVRGEASLLEAVRRCFASAFTDRAIHYRHERGFDHFALGLSVGVQKMVRADLSAAGVMFSLDTESGFRDVVFITGAFGLGENVVQGTVAPDEFYVHKPTYERGYRAVLKRRLGEKKIKMVYATGGSREATRNVPTSQEERERFCLTDAEVLALADYAIRTERHYSEQAGRPMPMDMEWAKDGQDGQLYLLQARPETAVSRRAIQVLEAYELTGKGPVLVEGRAVGEKVATGEAHIIRNVSELHDFRDGEVLVADITTPDWEPVMKRAAAIVTNRGGRTCHAAIVAREVGVPAVIGAPGATERIRTGQQVTVSCAEGESGRVYEGRVPFEVRRVDLGRFERPATSIMVNLGNPDLAFRTSFIPNDGVGLARLEFIISEEIKAHPMALIHPERVEDPGERAALAALTKHDPSPTDYFVRKLSEGVGMIAAAFHPKPVIVRLSDFKTNEYASLLGGKVFEPLESNPMLGFRGAARYAHPAYQEGFALECAAMRRVREEMGLRNVVLMIPFCRRVDEARKVLDVMAAHGLRRGENGLEIYCMCEIPNNVVSIDEFARVFDGFSIGSNDLTQLVLGVDRDSETVAFDFDERDPGVMEMLRQAVEGARRNKRHSGICGQAPSDYPEVAEFLVRIGIDSISLNPDTVLKTTQLVLEVEKTLKRTTSAADSRVASPAIEAEPDSVRVR